A window of Verrucomicrobiia bacterium contains these coding sequences:
- a CDS encoding gamma-glutamyltransferase family protein, with translation MKQRILTLIALVLFDSISIHPATAQINRGDRYSGETWATRSPVIAEHGMAATEQPLASAAAIAILKQGGSAVDAAIAANAIMGVMQPVLNGMGGDLFAIVWDPDTHQLYGYNASGPAARSRSLEKMRAEVAAAYRKAGLPQTNHIPSVGSLPVTVPGAVDGWFALHQKFGKLPMTDVLAPAIGYARDGFPVTELIAKYWKGGMMAFERRRNLIEELDNARHTYLIADDHGGHPPEQGEIFKNPDLAHTLTLIAKGGRDTYYKGKIAHTMDAYFKRIGGDLNYSDFANFHGEWVTPQSVNYHGYDVYELPPNGQGFAVLEMLQILKHFDLKKMGIGSADTLITLLEAKRLAYEDLAKFYADPHFASVPMKGLISEAYGAERAKEINSSQANPAIGPGNPQLFNGDTIYLTTADKNGMMVSLIQSNYRGLGSGLVADHLGFMFQDRGELFSLDTNAANVYASGKRPFHTIIPGFVMKDGQPFLSFGLMGGDMQCQGHAQVLTDIIDFGLNIQEADDAARWRHIGNAEPTGEASTGIGTVEMESGFDPTVKAALQTRGYKVMPGTGGFGGYQAIMWDAQHHVYWGASEMRKDGEAIGY, from the coding sequence ATGAAACAACGCATCCTCACGTTAATCGCCTTGGTGTTGTTTGATTCAATCTCAATCCACCCCGCCACCGCCCAAATCAATCGCGGCGACCGCTACTCCGGTGAAACCTGGGCCACGCGCTCCCCCGTCATCGCCGAACACGGCATGGCCGCGACCGAGCAACCGCTTGCCTCCGCCGCCGCCATCGCCATCCTGAAACAAGGCGGCAGCGCCGTGGACGCCGCCATCGCCGCCAACGCCATCATGGGCGTCATGCAACCCGTCCTCAACGGCATGGGCGGCGATCTGTTCGCGATTGTTTGGGACCCCGACACTCATCAACTCTACGGCTACAACGCCTCCGGTCCCGCCGCCCGCTCGCGCAGCCTCGAAAAAATGCGCGCCGAAGTCGCTGCCGCTTATCGCAAAGCCGGCTTGCCGCAAACAAACCACATCCCCTCTGTCGGCTCGCTGCCCGTCACCGTTCCCGGCGCGGTGGACGGGTGGTTCGCGCTCCACCAGAAATTCGGCAAGCTCCCCATGACCGATGTCCTCGCTCCTGCCATCGGCTATGCCCGCGACGGCTTTCCTGTCACCGAACTCATCGCCAAATATTGGAAAGGCGGCATGATGGCCTTCGAGCGCCGCCGCAATTTGATCGAGGAACTCGACAACGCCCGCCACACCTATCTCATCGCCGATGACCATGGCGGCCACCCGCCCGAGCAAGGCGAAATTTTCAAAAACCCCGACCTCGCCCACACGCTCACGCTCATCGCCAAAGGCGGACGCGATACCTATTACAAGGGCAAAATCGCCCACACCATGGACGCCTATTTCAAACGCATCGGCGGCGACCTCAACTATTCCGACTTCGCAAACTTCCACGGCGAATGGGTCACGCCGCAATCCGTCAACTATCACGGCTACGATGTCTATGAATTACCGCCCAACGGCCAGGGCTTTGCCGTGCTCGAGATGTTGCAGATCCTCAAACATTTCGATCTGAAAAAAATGGGCATCGGTTCCGCCGATACCTTGATCACCTTGCTCGAAGCCAAACGTCTCGCCTATGAAGACCTCGCAAAATTCTACGCCGACCCACACTTCGCCAGTGTGCCAATGAAAGGTTTGATCTCCGAAGCTTACGGTGCTGAACGCGCCAAAGAAATTAATTCCTCACAAGCCAATCCCGCCATCGGCCCCGGCAATCCACAACTCTTCAACGGCGACACCATCTACCTCACCACCGCCGATAAAAACGGCATGATGGTTTCCCTCATTCAATCGAATTATCGCGGCCTTGGCTCCGGCCTCGTCGCCGACCATCTCGGTTTTATGTTTCAGGATCGCGGCGAACTTTTTTCGCTCGATACCAATGCGGCCAATGTCTATGCGTCCGGCAAACGCCCCTTTCACACCATCATTCCCGGTTTCGTCATGAAAGACGGCCAGCCTTTCCTGAGCTTCGGCCTCATGGGCGGCGACATGCAATGCCAGGGTCACGCCCAGGTCCTGACCGACATCATTGACTTCGGCCTCAACATTCAGGAAGCGGACGACGCCGCGCGCTGGCGCCACATCGGCAACGCCGAACCGACTGGCGAAGCCTCCACCGGCATCGGAACCGTCGAAATGGAATCCGGCTTTGACCCCACCGTAAAAGCCGCCTTGCAAACGCGCGGCTACAAAGTTATGCCGGGCACTGGCGGCTTCGGCGGCTACCAGGCCATCATGTGGGATGCCCAACACCACGTCTATTGGGGCGCCTCCGAAATGCGCAAAGACGGCGAAGCCATCGGTTATTAG
- a CDS encoding class I SAM-dependent methyltransferase — MIPLDQHQLEIQKNLRAWHAKPLLQNIYAGFYRQILPLIDQNIPGQIVEIGSGIGNLKEHLPQAIATDLFPNPWLDLACDGYDLPFASGTLSHLVLFDVFHHLRAPNAFLREARRVLTSRGRVILFEPYISLSSFPVYGLLHHEPVAWKQSIDLTSELPRPRDYYAAQGNATRLFFREEFPGWFDGWNLLQARALSSFSYLLSGGYSKPALYPASGLELFQQLDEFLSQWPRLFGARCLISLERK; from the coding sequence ATGATCCCGCTCGACCAACACCAGCTTGAGATCCAAAAAAATCTCCGCGCGTGGCACGCGAAGCCGCTGCTGCAAAATATTTACGCCGGTTTCTATCGCCAGATCCTTCCGCTGATTGACCAAAATATTCCTGGGCAAATCGTCGAGATCGGCTCAGGCATCGGCAATCTGAAGGAGCACTTGCCGCAAGCCATAGCCACCGATTTATTTCCAAACCCGTGGCTCGATCTCGCGTGCGATGGATACGATTTGCCCTTTGCCAGCGGCACGCTTTCGCATCTGGTTCTCTTCGATGTGTTTCATCATCTGCGCGCGCCGAATGCGTTTCTGCGCGAGGCGCGTCGCGTCCTGACTTCGCGCGGGCGTGTGATTTTATTTGAACCGTATATCAGCCTGAGCAGTTTCCCAGTTTACGGATTGCTGCATCACGAACCGGTGGCGTGGAAACAATCCATTGATCTCACCAGTGAATTGCCGAGGCCGCGCGATTATTACGCCGCGCAAGGCAACGCCACGCGACTCTTTTTTCGCGAGGAATTCCCGGGCTGGTTTGACGGCTGGAATCTGCTTCAGGCGCGCGCGCTCAGCAGTTTCAGTTATCTTTTGAGCGGCGGCTACAGCAAACCCGCGCTTTATCCGGCGAGCGGTCTCGAACTTTTTCAACAACTTGACGAATTTCTTTCGCAATGGCCGCGTCTGTTCGGCGCGCGCTGCCTCATCAGTCTCGAACGGAAATAA